From the Jeongeupia sp. HS-3 genome, the window CGTCGATCCTTGCCAAGGTTGCGCGTGATCGTGAAGCGGTGCTGCTGGATGCGCGCTACCCAGGATACGGCCTGGCCAAACACAAGGGCTATCCGACTGCTGCGCACCTTGAGGCGCTGCAGCGGCTGGGGCCGACACCCGAGCATCGCCGCAGTTTTGCGCCGGTACGGCTGGTGCTCGCGCAGAGCGAACTGTTCTGACTGTTGCAAAAACCGGGGCGGTGCATGCTGCGCTGCGCGATAAGCGTTGCCGCACAATGAACGCATCGCCGACAATGAACCGATAAAAATAGCTCAGGAACCGGACGATGTTTGTTGTCATCGGCTACATCTTTATGTGCGTCTGCATTTTCGGCGCTTACGCGGCCAATGGCGGCCATTTGGCCGTGCTGTGGCAGCCAGTAGAAATTGTCATCATCCTTGGTGGCGCCGTCGGCGCAATGATCGTTGGCTACGGCGGCAAACCGCTCAAAGCAACGATGAAAGCCTTGCCGAGTCTCTTCAAGGGCAGTGCCTATAACAAAGCGTTCTACATGGATTTGTTTGCGCTGATGTTTGAGCTTTTGAGCAAGGTGCGCAAAGAAGGCCTGATGTCGATCGAGGCCGATGTCGAGGATCCGCATAGCAGCCCGGTCTTTGCCAAGTACGAGAAAATCGCCAAGGATCATCATCTGGTCGAATTCATCACCGACTACTTGCGCCTGATGGTCGGCGGCAATCTGAATGCCTTCGAGATCGAAAACCTGATGGATGTCGAAATCGATACGCATCATCACGAAGCGGGGATTCCGGCTGAGGCGATCACCAAACTGGCCGACGGTCTGCCGGCTTTCGGTATCGTGGCCGCGGTGATGGGCGTGGTGCATACCATGGGTTCGCTGCATCTGCCGCCTTCCGAGCTGGGCGGGCTGATTGGCGCTGCGCTGGTCGGCACCTTTCTGGGTATTTTGCTTGCCTACGGTTTTGTTGGTCCGCTGGCGCAGATTCTCGAGCGCAAGGTGGCGGAGTCGAGCCAGACCTTCAATGTGGTCAAGGTGACGTTGCTCGCCAGTCTCAACGGTTACGCGCCGCAAGTGGCCGTCGAGTTTGGCCGCAAGGCATTGAACTCCACCGAGCGTCCGTCGTTCAAGGAGCTTGAGGACTTCATCAAGAATGCCAAGGCCAAATAAGCATGTCCAAGCGCGCGGAGTGGCGTTATGAGTGATGAATCGCAACGGCCCATCGTCGTCAAGCGCATCAAGAAGGGCGGGCACGGTCATCACGGTGGCGCCTGGAAGATTGCCTACGCCGACTTCGTGACCGCGATGATGGCGTTCTTTTTGCTGATGTGGCTGCTCGGTTCGGTCTCCAAAGGCAATCTCAAAGGGATTTCCGACTATTTCTCGAATCCGCTCAAGGTGGCCAGTCGCGGTGGCGAGGGTGCGGGCGATGCCGATTCGCTGATCAAGGGCGGGGGCAAGGACTTGTCCCAAAAAGCCGGTCAGCTGAAAAAGGGTACGCCGATGGTCGAGGATCAGCAAAAAGACAAGAGTCGGCTTTCTGCGCTGAAGAAAAAATTCGAAGCGCTGATGAATGACAAGGCGAAAAAGAACAGCAAACTCGCCCAATTCAAGGATCAGCTGCGGCTGGACATGGTTGCCGAGGGTTTGCGCATCCAGATCGTCGATAAACAGAACCGGCCGATGTTCAAATCCGGCGTGAGCGAGCTGGAGCCTTACGCGGCCGAGATACTCGATGAAATTGCGCAGTTGTTGAATGAGGTGCCGAACTCGGTGTCGATTTCCGGGCATACCGATGCACAGCAGTATGCCAGCGGCCAGCGCGGCTTCAGCAACTGGGAGCTCTCTGCCGATCGAGCCAACGCCGCCCGACGCGAGTTGATTCACGGCAGCCTGTCCGAGCAAAAAATCCTGCGCGTGAACGGCTTTGCCGATGAAGTGCCGCTGGATGCAAGCAATCGGGTCAATCCGGTGAACCGGCGCATCAGTATCGTCGTGCTCAACAAGGATGCCGAAGGCA encodes:
- the motB gene encoding flagellar motor protein MotB; its protein translation is MSDESQRPIVVKRIKKGGHGHHGGAWKIAYADFVTAMMAFFLLMWLLGSVSKGNLKGISDYFSNPLKVASRGGEGAGDADSLIKGGGKDLSQKAGQLKKGTPMVEDQQKDKSRLSALKKKFEALMNDKAKKNSKLAQFKDQLRLDMVAEGLRIQIVDKQNRPMFKSGVSELEPYAAEILDEIAQLLNEVPNSVSISGHTDAQQYASGQRGFSNWELSADRANAARRELIHGSLSEQKILRVNGFADEVPLDASNRVNPVNRRISIVVLNKDAEGNIRQQAGIGADAASEPQQAAGT
- the motA gene encoding flagellar motor stator protein MotA; translation: MFVVIGYIFMCVCIFGAYAANGGHLAVLWQPVEIVIILGGAVGAMIVGYGGKPLKATMKALPSLFKGSAYNKAFYMDLFALMFELLSKVRKEGLMSIEADVEDPHSSPVFAKYEKIAKDHHLVEFITDYLRLMVGGNLNAFEIENLMDVEIDTHHHEAGIPAEAITKLADGLPAFGIVAAVMGVVHTMGSLHLPPSELGGLIGAALVGTFLGILLAYGFVGPLAQILERKVAESSQTFNVVKVTLLASLNGYAPQVAVEFGRKALNSTERPSFKELEDFIKNAKAK